One segment of Candidatus Limnocylindria bacterium DNA contains the following:
- the atpG gene encoding ATP synthase F1 subunit gamma — protein MPSERDLRRRVRSVKNIQQLTRAMQLVAASKMRRAQEAVLASRPFEQKLRSVLNELAPYADPEVSPLLRRRTPVRRVAVVLITTDRGLVGPMNVNLLRTALRFAQAQPETAYVAVGKKGIGSLRRLRTPVIAEFPSIPDRPTTNDTNVIARVAVDEFTNGNVDEVHLAFTRFVNTLRQEPTIRRILPLVPEEEDIDDLPPIQYLFEPDPQAVMDAILPRFIEMAVYQAILESKASQFSAQMVAMRNATDAADDIIGDLTLAANKARQTRITKEMLEIASGAEALKG, from the coding sequence ATGCCCAGCGAGAGGGACCTGCGGAGGCGCGTCCGCTCGGTCAAGAACATCCAGCAGCTCACGCGAGCGATGCAGCTCGTCGCCGCGTCGAAGATGCGCCGCGCGCAGGAGGCCGTGCTCGCGTCGCGTCCGTTCGAGCAGAAGCTACGGTCGGTATTGAACGAGCTTGCCCCATACGCCGATCCCGAGGTCAGCCCGCTGTTGCGGCGTCGAACTCCCGTCCGGAGGGTCGCCGTCGTGCTCATCACGACCGACCGCGGCCTCGTGGGTCCGATGAACGTGAACCTGCTTCGGACGGCACTGCGGTTCGCGCAGGCGCAGCCGGAGACCGCCTACGTCGCGGTCGGCAAGAAGGGCATCGGATCGCTCCGCCGTCTGCGGACTCCCGTGATCGCCGAGTTCCCGAGCATCCCGGACCGACCGACGACGAACGACACGAACGTCATCGCTCGCGTGGCGGTCGACGAGTTCACCAACGGGAACGTCGACGAGGTCCACCTCGCGTTCACGCGCTTCGTCAACACGCTCCGCCAGGAGCCGACGATCCGTCGGATCCTTCCCCTCGTGCCCGAGGAGGAGGACATCGACGACCTGCCGCCGATCCAGTACCTGTTCGAACCGGATCCGCAGGCCGTGATGGACGCCATCCTGCCGCGCTTCATCGAGATGGCCGTGTACCAGGCGATCCTCGAGTCAAAGGCCTCGCAGTTCTCCGCGCAGATGGTCGCCATGCGCAACGCGACGGATGCGGCGGACGACATCATCGGAGATCTCACGCTCGCCGCTAACAAAGCGCGCCAGACGCGTATCACCAAAGAGATGCTGGAGATTGCTTCGGGCGCCGAAGCGCTGAAGGGGTAG
- the atpA gene encoding F0F1 ATP synthase subunit alpha gives MATTSEITDIIKAQIQKFEGRSESVDVGTVVEIGDGIARIHGLAACLASELLDFGNNVFGLAFNLEEDTVSAIILGDYTGIAEGGEVRTTGRIVETAVGQQLVGRVVDPLARPLDGKGPIDTKEFRPVDVVAPGVMMRQNVDTPVQTGVKVIDAITPIGRGQRELIIGDRQTGKTAVAIDTIINQKGQDLICIYVAIGQKDSSVAKIVATLEEHGAMDHTIVVIAGASDPAPIQYLAPFAGCAMGEYFRDKGQDALVVYDDLTKHAWAYRQVSLLTRRPPGREAYPGDVFYLHSRLLERAARLNKENGGGSLTALPLIETQANDISAYIPTNVISITDGQIYLETDLFNQGIRPAMNSGLSVSRVGGDAQTKAMKAVVKGLKADLAQYRELAAFAQFGSDLDKQTQQQLRRGERITEIMKQPQYQPLSLVQEVVIIFAASNGYVDDVPAHRVKDFERDLYRFMETQYKPLADKIAKEKKFDAEIEKQARAMIDEFKKTVSYDDAKVAATAAPKAQDKKAVEGGSAGAGKAGAGRTKAGAGA, from the coding sequence GTGGCGACGACGTCGGAGATCACCGACATCATCAAGGCGCAGATCCAGAAGTTCGAAGGGCGGTCCGAATCGGTCGACGTCGGCACCGTGGTGGAGATCGGCGATGGCATCGCGCGCATCCACGGGCTCGCTGCCTGCCTCGCTTCGGAGTTGCTCGACTTCGGCAACAACGTCTTCGGCCTCGCGTTCAACCTCGAAGAGGACACCGTGAGCGCGATCATCCTCGGCGACTACACCGGTATCGCGGAGGGCGGCGAGGTCCGGACGACCGGCCGCATCGTCGAGACCGCGGTGGGGCAGCAGCTCGTCGGTCGTGTCGTGGATCCGCTCGCGCGACCGCTCGACGGAAAGGGCCCGATCGACACGAAGGAGTTCCGCCCGGTCGACGTTGTCGCCCCAGGCGTGATGATGCGGCAGAACGTCGACACGCCCGTGCAGACCGGCGTCAAGGTGATCGACGCGATCACGCCGATCGGCCGTGGCCAGCGCGAGCTCATCATCGGCGACCGTCAGACGGGCAAGACCGCCGTCGCGATCGACACGATCATCAACCAGAAGGGCCAGGACCTGATCTGCATCTACGTCGCGATCGGACAGAAGGACTCGTCGGTCGCGAAGATAGTCGCGACGCTCGAGGAGCACGGCGCGATGGATCACACGATCGTCGTCATCGCCGGTGCGTCCGACCCGGCGCCCATCCAATACCTCGCGCCGTTCGCGGGCTGCGCGATGGGCGAGTACTTCCGCGACAAGGGACAGGACGCTCTCGTGGTCTACGACGACCTGACGAAGCACGCCTGGGCGTACCGGCAGGTCTCGCTGCTCACGCGGCGCCCGCCCGGCCGCGAGGCGTATCCCGGAGACGTCTTCTACCTGCACTCGCGCCTCCTGGAGCGCGCCGCGCGCCTCAATAAAGAGAACGGCGGCGGCTCGCTCACCGCGCTGCCGCTGATCGAGACGCAGGCGAACGACATCTCCGCCTACATCCCCACGAACGTCATCTCGATCACCGACGGCCAGATCTACCTCGAGACCGACCTCTTCAACCAGGGCATCCGTCCGGCCATGAACAGCGGTCTGTCAGTCTCCCGCGTCGGCGGCGACGCGCAGACCAAGGCGATGAAGGCCGTGGTGAAGGGACTCAAGGCCGACCTCGCGCAGTACCGCGAGCTCGCCGCCTTCGCCCAGTTCGGCTCCGACCTCGACAAGCAGACCCAGCAGCAGCTCCGACGTGGCGAGCGGATCACCGAGATCATGAAGCAGCCGCAGTACCAGCCGCTGTCGCTGGTGCAGGAGGTCGTCATCATCTTCGCCGCGTCGAACGGCTACGTCGACGACGTTCCGGCGCACCGGGTCAAGGACTTCGAGCGCGATCTCTACCGCTTCATGGAGACCCAGTACAAGCCGCTCGCGGACAAGATCGCGAAAGAGAAGAAGTTCGACGCCGAGATCGAGAAGCAGGCGCGCGCGATGATCGATGAGTTCAAAAAGACGGTCTCCTACGACGACGCGAAGGTCGCCGCCACCGCTGCACCGAAGGCGCAAGACAAGAAGGCCGTTGAAGGGGGCTCGGCCGGCGCCGGCAAAGCCGGAGCCGGCCGCACGAAGGCAGGAGCAGGAGCCTAG
- the atpH gene encoding ATP synthase F1 subunit delta: MALSGSSARRYAEALLQIATAEKAEQEFAASFERLRQALGGEILRALRNPGVPLRARQAAIESATAGEPKPIRSLLGLLLERERIALFPQIAVAYSDLVERRAGIVKGRITTATELSTREREELVGRLERSSGKKILATFAVDESLIGGAKVQIGDRLIDSSLKAQLAELERELAR, translated from the coding sequence ATGGCACTCTCCGGCTCGTCGGCGCGACGCTATGCCGAGGCGCTCCTTCAGATCGCGACGGCGGAGAAGGCGGAGCAAGAATTCGCCGCCTCGTTCGAGCGTCTGCGTCAAGCGCTGGGTGGCGAGATCCTGCGCGCGCTTCGCAATCCCGGCGTCCCACTGCGGGCGCGGCAGGCGGCGATCGAGTCCGCGACCGCCGGCGAGCCGAAGCCGATCCGCTCGCTGCTGGGTCTCTTGCTGGAGCGCGAGCGCATCGCGTTGTTCCCGCAGATCGCGGTCGCGTACTCCGACCTGGTCGAGCGGCGCGCCGGGATCGTCAAGGGAAGGATCACGACGGCGACGGAGCTGAGCACCCGCGAGCGCGAGGAACTCGTCGGGCGCCTGGAGCGCTCGAGCGGCAAGAAGATCCTCGCGACATTCGCCGTCGACGAGTCGCTCATCGGTGGCGCCAAGGTTCAGATCGGCGACCGGCTCATCGACTCATCACTGAAAGCACAGCTGGCCGAGCTTGAGCGCGAGCTCGCGCGCTAG
- the atpF gene encoding F0F1 ATP synthase subunit B — MLFAPLLAEESPTALVVHPFWVLVSIVNFLVLLYLLRRFMWGPIMSTLDRRAAKIREGLELTEAARREREQLKQEVEKILGEARREAAAIAERTTKAAEAASADIRTQAKAEADRIREKGRADAQHLHDQALAQLRTEVASMVVLAASRILGREISADQHRALIERSLDEAGAELKQN; from the coding sequence ATGCTCTTCGCTCCACTTCTGGCGGAGGAATCGCCCACCGCGCTCGTCGTGCACCCGTTCTGGGTGCTCGTCTCGATCGTCAACTTCCTCGTTCTCCTGTACCTGCTCCGCCGCTTCATGTGGGGGCCGATCATGTCGACGCTTGATCGGCGCGCCGCGAAGATCCGCGAGGGGCTCGAGCTCACGGAAGCCGCGCGACGCGAGCGCGAACAGCTGAAGCAAGAGGTCGAGAAGATCCTGGGAGAGGCGCGTCGCGAAGCGGCCGCGATCGCCGAGCGCACGACGAAGGCCGCTGAGGCTGCCTCGGCCGACATCCGCACGCAGGCGAAGGCGGAAGCCGATCGCATCCGTGAAAAGGGTCGCGCGGACGCGCAGCACCTCCACGATCAGGCGCTCGCACAGCTGCGCACCGAGGTCGCGTCGATGGTCGTGCTCGCGGCGAGCCGCATCCTCGGTCGCGAGATCAGTGCCGACCAGCACCGCGCGCTCATCGAGCGGTCGCTGGACGAGGCGGGCGCGGAGCTGAAGCAGAACTGA
- the atpE gene encoding ATP synthase F0 subunit C, whose amino-acid sequence MSLAWLGAGIAIGFGALGAGLGIGIAGSKVAEATGRNPDAANAIRTNGIIIVVFAESLGIFSFVIAFLLQGKAL is encoded by the coding sequence ATGAGCTTGGCTTGGCTTGGCGCCGGCATCGCGATCGGTTTCGGGGCCCTGGGGGCCGGACTCGGCATCGGCATCGCGGGTTCGAAGGTCGCGGAGGCAACGGGACGCAACCCCGACGCCGCGAACGCGATCCGCACCAACGGCATCATCATCGTCGTCTTCGCGGAGTCGCTGGGCATCTTCTCGTTCGTCATCGCGTTCCTTCTTCAGGGCAAGGCCCTCTAA
- the atpB gene encoding F0F1 ATP synthase subunit A — protein MRQVLGIVLLLNAVAVIGAALTGNLPNWPPTQADIHVAEQAGTPLIHLGGEAAPSAGGVISIWNDISISNSIFTAWLVMVVLVVLGVVASRAVSEVPGRFQGFIELIVQALVDFMKDAGGPAVVRFLPLFGTLFLFALFSNWLGIIPLVGQIELLHSPTADYHTNLGLALTGFVWYQWAGIQQNGLGYFTRWVNIPAFKEGPLVGVVMLVFVGPIEFFSELFRILTLTLRLWGNIWGGEIVLSVLSALLFVPSFVLPFIGLELFIGFIQAFVFAFLVLLYIILALESHGGEEHEAAHPEASHVPELEAAHAA, from the coding sequence GTGAGGCAGGTCCTGGGCATCGTGCTGCTCCTGAACGCCGTCGCCGTGATCGGCGCGGCGCTGACGGGCAACCTTCCGAACTGGCCGCCCACGCAGGCGGACATCCATGTCGCCGAGCAGGCGGGGACGCCGCTCATCCACCTCGGTGGAGAAGCGGCTCCCTCTGCGGGCGGCGTGATCTCGATCTGGAACGACATCTCGATCTCGAACTCGATCTTCACCGCCTGGCTCGTGATGGTCGTCCTCGTCGTGCTCGGCGTCGTCGCCTCGCGTGCGGTCAGCGAAGTGCCGGGACGCTTCCAGGGGTTCATCGAGCTCATCGTCCAGGCGCTCGTCGACTTCATGAAGGACGCCGGCGGGCCCGCGGTCGTGCGCTTCCTGCCACTCTTTGGGACTCTGTTCCTGTTCGCGCTCTTCTCGAACTGGCTCGGCATCATCCCGCTCGTCGGTCAGATCGAGCTGCTCCACTCGCCGACCGCCGACTACCACACCAACCTCGGCCTCGCCCTGACGGGCTTCGTTTGGTACCAGTGGGCCGGGATCCAGCAGAACGGGCTCGGTTACTTCACGCGCTGGGTCAACATCCCGGCGTTCAAAGAGGGGCCGCTCGTCGGCGTGGTCATGCTCGTCTTCGTCGGCCCGATCGAGTTCTTCAGCGAGCTGTTCCGCATCCTCACGCTGACGCTCCGACTCTGGGGCAACATCTGGGGCGGCGAGATCGTTCTCTCGGTCCTCTCGGCGCTCCTGTTCGTTCCCAGCTTCGTGCTTCCGTTCATCGGGCTCGAGCTGTTCATCGGATTCATCCAGGCGTTCGTGTTCGCGTTCCTCGTGCTGCTCTACATCATCCTTGCGCTCGAGTCTCACGGTGGTGAGGAGCACGAAGCAGCCCATCCCGAAGCGTCACACGTTCCGGAGCTCGAAGCAGCCCACGCGGCCTAA
- a CDS encoding AtpZ/AtpI family protein gives MPQRDSGSYGGDLLSMGFQVAVVVGGPLLIAAYVGQKLDEQFGTAPTLGLVAILVGLAVAGLGMFFIIKRYIARNPTPPTSDAAREAGRRWEREIQEREQKKESGEESE, from the coding sequence TTGCCCCAGCGGGACTCCGGCAGCTACGGCGGCGATCTCCTTTCCATGGGCTTCCAGGTCGCGGTGGTCGTGGGAGGGCCGCTGCTCATCGCGGCGTACGTGGGGCAGAAGCTGGACGAGCAGTTCGGGACCGCCCCAACGCTGGGGCTCGTGGCGATCCTGGTGGGTCTGGCGGTCGCGGGTCTGGGGATGTTCTTCATCATCAAGCGTTACATCGCGCGGAATCCGACGCCGCCGACCAGTGATGCGGCGCGTGAGGCGGGGCGGCGCTGGGAGCGCGAGATCCAAGAGCGAGAGCAGAAGAAAGAGTCGGGCGAGGAGAGCGAGTGA
- the corA gene encoding magnesium/cobalt transporter CorA, translating to MPARLLVKEANQTSERPPEELSELRDRPCWLDISDPKSHDFELAAKELNLHPLAVEDAQQRHERPKIDQYDDHYFIVFYALEEPSPGVVREVEISIFMSQNAIVTVHEGDFTARAAVEKRFREGKLATTGLLLHALLDTIVDQYFKIVDALGDRVELLESMVVGGEAPDYDTSIRELFVLKRDLVRIRHLIAPERDVLTVLVRGDIRELRETGRRAYFQDVYDHISRVTDEIDTFRELTSNVIDAHLASVSNRLNEVVKVLTSVATVLLVLTVVTGFFGQNWKFIPYDSEPLFFASLIFMLAVAAGTALYFRRKGWL from the coding sequence ATGCCTGCGCGTTTGCTCGTCAAGGAAGCGAACCAGACCAGCGAACGGCCGCCCGAGGAGCTTTCCGAGCTCCGCGACCGCCCGTGCTGGCTCGACATCAGCGATCCAAAGAGCCACGACTTCGAGCTCGCCGCGAAGGAGCTCAATCTGCACCCGCTCGCGGTAGAGGACGCGCAGCAGCGGCACGAGCGGCCGAAGATCGACCAGTACGACGACCACTACTTCATCGTCTTCTACGCGCTCGAGGAGCCGTCGCCCGGCGTGGTGCGCGAGGTCGAGATCTCGATCTTCATGTCGCAGAACGCGATCGTCACGGTGCACGAGGGCGACTTCACCGCGCGCGCCGCCGTCGAGAAGCGCTTCCGCGAGGGAAAGCTGGCGACCACGGGGCTCCTCCTCCACGCGCTCCTCGACACCATCGTCGACCAGTACTTCAAGATCGTGGACGCGCTCGGCGATCGCGTCGAGCTCCTCGAGTCGATGGTCGTCGGCGGCGAGGCGCCCGATTACGACACCTCGATCCGGGAGCTGTTCGTGCTCAAGCGTGACCTGGTGCGGATCCGCCACCTCATCGCGCCGGAGCGGGATGTCCTGACCGTCCTCGTGCGCGGCGACATCCGCGAGCTGCGCGAGACCGGGCGCCGCGCGTACTTCCAGGACGTGTACGACCACATCTCGCGCGTGACCGACGAGATCGACACGTTCCGCGAGCTGACCTCGAACGTCATCGACGCGCATCTGGCGTCGGTGTCCAACCGGCTGAACGAGGTCGTGAAGGTCCTCACGAGCGTAGCGACCGTCTTGCTGGTGCTCACTGTGGTCACGGGTTTCTTCGGGCAGAACTGGAAATTCATCCCGTACGACAGCGAACCGCTGTTCTTCGCGTCGCTGATCTTCATGCTCGCCGTGGCCGCAGGCACCGCGCTCTACTTCCGACGCAAGGGGTGGCTCTAG
- a CDS encoding response regulator: protein MLGQRFARPVLVVDDDAATRAAERAVLTEDGFRVVEARDGEEAMRVIQIDPPAVVVLDIQMPGVDGPAFARELRMALRRVPLVILTGAIDPKHEADRCNAEAFLCKPFDGPEFLKVVRRFAS from the coding sequence ATGCTTGGTCAACGATTTGCGCGTCCGGTCCTCGTCGTCGACGACGATGCGGCGACGCGCGCGGCGGAGCGCGCCGTCCTCACCGAGGACGGATTCCGTGTCGTTGAGGCACGAGACGGGGAAGAGGCAATGCGCGTGATCCAGATCGATCCTCCCGCGGTCGTCGTGCTCGACATCCAGATGCCCGGAGTGGACGGACCGGCCTTCGCGCGCGAGCTCCGGATGGCGCTTCGGCGAGTTCCGCTCGTGATCCTCACCGGTGCCATCGATCCGAAGCACGAGGCCGACCGCTGCAACGCCGAAGCCTTCCTGTGCAAGCCGTTCGACGGGCCTGAGTTCCTGAAAGTGGTCAGGCGCTTCGCCAGTTAG
- a CDS encoding Hint domain-containing protein, protein MSVRLPGLVLALALAACGGGLASPTPSPTPPPQPLTVPQMKYAVTDQLGRPWFCDPDFFPVGRGDEGQRAQEKLPEIQKDAGTFSAIVAHLKLSPAPPYMADQTLAIYREWKTLNAIQLQPGSFGSPSTLQDWTFAYLAMRNTGGGERVEGRVTADGRITVTARQQSGPPPCPICLAVGTHIATPSGEIAVQDLRVGDVVWTPDPSGTRVPAPLVAIGSTPVPGTHIVVRLALDDGRIVYVSPGHPTADGRHIGDLAVGDMLDGARIASVDRVAYAGGATYDVLPAGATGAYWANGVLLGSTLR, encoded by the coding sequence ATGAGTGTGCGTCTGCCAGGGCTCGTTCTCGCGCTGGCGCTCGCCGCATGTGGCGGCGGGCTCGCCTCGCCGACCCCGTCGCCGACACCACCGCCGCAGCCGCTCACGGTGCCCCAGATGAAGTACGCGGTGACGGACCAGCTGGGCCGGCCATGGTTCTGCGACCCCGACTTCTTCCCGGTCGGGCGCGGCGATGAGGGTCAACGCGCGCAGGAGAAACTGCCAGAGATACAGAAGGATGCCGGCACGTTCAGCGCGATCGTTGCGCATCTCAAGCTGTCGCCGGCGCCCCCGTATATGGCGGACCAAACGCTCGCGATCTACCGCGAGTGGAAGACGCTGAACGCGATACAGCTGCAGCCCGGGTCATTCGGATCTCCCAGCACGCTCCAGGACTGGACCTTCGCGTACCTCGCGATGAGGAACACCGGCGGCGGCGAGCGCGTCGAGGGTCGCGTGACCGCGGACGGGCGCATCACCGTCACGGCTCGCCAGCAGTCCGGACCACCGCCGTGCCCGATCTGCCTTGCGGTCGGGACGCACATCGCGACACCGAGCGGTGAGATCGCCGTGCAGGACCTGCGCGTCGGGGACGTTGTCTGGACGCCCGACCCCAGTGGAACGCGAGTTCCCGCACCGCTCGTGGCAATCGGGAGCACGCCGGTGCCAGGAACGCACATCGTGGTCCGCCTCGCGCTGGACGACGGGCGCATCGTCTATGTCTCGCCGGGTCACCCGACCGCCGACGGGCGTCACATCGGCGACCTCGCCGTGGGCGACATGCTCGATGGCGCGCGGATCGCGAGCGTCGACCGGGTTGCCTACGCGGGGGGTGCGACCTACGACGTCCTCCCGGCTGGCGCGACGGGCGCCTACTGGGCGAACGGCGTGCTACTTGGGAGCACGCTCCGCTAG
- a CDS encoding S9 family peptidase — translation MLALSPDARTLAVVSDQGAGTYEAWTLPATGGTAQRAVTIPEHAVRSLCWSASGELLAAADRGGTELHQVYVRHPDGPVAPVSVDPAGKVQRLLSWNAASPDGRRVAFSSNSRIATDMDIVIADLDTGSERQLITGAAWHVAGGWSPDGTRLLVMRVLDNTTQELLLVDPVTGEPREITPQQEDVQHIPAGWLSDGRVLEITDLKSDHLWLAALDPASGRRDAVDQPKWDVELAASSVDGRVQIWSVNEDGYSRLRWRQGGGPIRERDLHGVCEDLVLSADGTRAAFARISATEPWQVWTLDIASGEARVALTTTFGVPATELVEPELIRIPAADGDIPCFVYRPRGARGPVPAVLYPHGGPEGQSRPAFSAHLTHLAALVHNGIALVVPNIHGSTGYGRAWQAAIHKDWGGIDLRDLRAVSEWMTTQSDFDQKRLAVYGGSYGGFATLMCVTRIPDLWRCAVDVFGVANLITMIENAQPNWRRFLARWIGDVERDREKLIERSPITHIENVRCPMLILQGENDPRVPQEESDQVVERLRTLGRRVEYVVYPGEGHGFTKRANAEDAYSRIVKFLTRELLET, via the coding sequence GTGTTAGCGCTGTCACCGGACGCTCGGACGCTCGCGGTCGTATCCGATCAAGGTGCCGGCACCTACGAGGCCTGGACGCTTCCGGCGACCGGCGGTACCGCGCAGCGCGCCGTCACCATCCCCGAGCACGCCGTCCGCAGCCTCTGCTGGAGCGCGAGCGGTGAGCTGCTCGCGGCGGCCGATCGCGGCGGCACCGAGCTCCACCAGGTGTACGTCCGCCACCCAGATGGCCCGGTCGCACCGGTCTCCGTCGATCCCGCGGGCAAGGTGCAGCGACTGCTCTCGTGGAACGCCGCCTCGCCCGATGGACGGCGCGTCGCGTTCTCGAGCAACTCGCGCATCGCGACCGATATGGACATCGTGATCGCTGACCTCGATACGGGTTCGGAGCGACAGCTCATCACCGGCGCGGCGTGGCATGTCGCCGGCGGGTGGTCGCCCGACGGCACGCGCCTCCTCGTGATGCGGGTGCTCGACAACACGACGCAGGAGCTCCTCCTCGTCGATCCGGTCACCGGGGAGCCTCGCGAGATCACGCCACAGCAAGAGGACGTGCAGCACATCCCCGCGGGATGGCTCAGCGATGGACGCGTGCTCGAGATCACCGATCTGAAGAGCGACCACCTCTGGCTCGCAGCGCTCGATCCGGCGAGTGGGCGACGCGATGCCGTCGACCAACCGAAGTGGGACGTCGAGCTCGCGGCGTCATCGGTCGACGGACGCGTGCAGATCTGGTCGGTGAACGAGGACGGCTATTCGCGCCTGCGCTGGCGGCAGGGCGGCGGTCCGATCCGCGAGCGCGACCTGCATGGAGTCTGTGAGGATCTGGTGCTCAGCGCCGACGGAACGCGCGCGGCGTTCGCGCGGATCTCGGCGACCGAGCCGTGGCAGGTGTGGACGCTCGACATAGCGAGCGGCGAGGCACGCGTCGCACTCACGACGACGTTCGGCGTGCCGGCCACCGAGCTCGTCGAGCCGGAGCTCATCCGCATCCCGGCGGCCGACGGCGACATCCCGTGCTTCGTATACCGGCCGCGCGGCGCGCGCGGACCCGTGCCCGCGGTCCTGTATCCACACGGCGGACCCGAGGGCCAGTCGCGTCCAGCGTTCTCGGCGCATCTGACGCATCTCGCTGCGCTCGTGCACAACGGGATCGCGCTCGTCGTCCCGAACATCCACGGCTCGACCGGCTACGGTCGCGCGTGGCAGGCCGCGATCCACAAGGACTGGGGCGGGATAGATCTGCGCGACCTCCGCGCGGTCTCCGAGTGGATGACGACGCAGTCGGACTTCGATCAGAAGCGCCTTGCTGTCTACGGAGGCTCGTACGGGGGATTCGCGACGCTCATGTGTGTCACGCGGATCCCCGACCTGTGGCGCTGCGCGGTCGATGTCTTCGGGGTCGCGAATCTCATCACCATGATCGAGAACGCGCAACCGAACTGGCGTCGATTTCTCGCGCGCTGGATCGGCGACGTCGAACGGGACCGCGAGAAGCTCATCGAGCGCTCACCGATCACGCACATCGAGAACGTGCGCTGCCCGATGCTCATCCTCCAGGGCGAGAACGACCCGCGCGTGCCGCAGGAAGAATCGGATCAGGTCGTCGAGCGTTTGCGCACACTTGGCCGTCGTGTCGAATACGTCGTGTATCCCGGCGAGGGCCACGGCTTCACGAAGCGCGCGAACGCCGAGGACGCTTACAGCCGGATCGTGAAGTTCCTGACGCGGGAGCTCCTCGAGACCTAG